One window of Camelina sativa cultivar DH55 chromosome 4, Cs, whole genome shotgun sequence genomic DNA carries:
- the LOC104782277 gene encoding peroxidase 22, which produces MGFSPSFSRSTLGALILGCLLLQASNSNAQLRPDFYFGTCPPVFDIIGNTIVDALQTDPRIAASILRLHFHDCFVRGCDASILLDNSTSFRTEKDAAPNANSVRGFDVIDRMKAALERACPRTVSCADMLTIASQISVLLSGGPWWPVPLGRRDSVEGFFDLANTALPSPFFNLTQLKAAFADVGLNRASDLVALSGGHTFGKAQCQFVTPRLYNFNGTNRPDPSLNPTYLTELRRLCPQNGNGTVLVNFDPVTPNAFDSQYYTNLRSGKGLIQSDQELFSTPGADTIPLVNQYSSDMSVFFQAFVDAMIRMGNLRPLTGTQGEIRQNCRVVNSRIRVVENDDGVVSSI; this is translated from the exons ATGGGGTTTTCTCCTTCATTTTCTCGTAGTACTCTGGGTGCCCTAATATTGGGTTGCCTTCTGCTCCAAGCATCAAACTCTAATGCTCAGTTGAGGCCTGACTTCTACTTCGGGACTTGCCCACCTGTTTTCGATATCATTGGGAATACCATCGTCGATGCACTGCAGACTGATCCTCGTATTGCCGCGAGTATCCTTCGTCTTCACTTCCATGACTGTTTTGTTCGG GGTTGTGATGCATCAATCTTGCTTGACAATTCGACATCATTCCGGACAGAGAAAGATGCTGCTCCAAACGCAAATTCGGTTCGAGGGTTCGATGTCATAGATAGAATGAAAGCAGCCCTTGAGAGAGCTTGCCCGAGAACGGTGTCTTGTGCAGATATGCTCACCATCGCCTCTCAAATATCAGTGCTTTTG tCGGGAGGTCCATGGTGGCCAGTACCGTTGGGGAGGAGAGACAGCGTAGAAGGTTTCTTCGACCTGGCTAATACAGCTCTTCCCTCTCCATTTTTCAATCTTACTCAACTTAAAGCAGCTTTTGCTGACGTTGGTCTAAACCGCGCCTCGGATCTAGTCGCTCTTTCTG GTGGTCACACCTTTGGAAAAGCACAGTGCCAATTCGTGACACCTCGTCTTTACAACTTCAATGGAACCAACAGACCAGACCCATCTCTGAACCCAACTTACCTCACTGAACTCCGTCGATTGTGCCCTCAAAACGGAAACGGCACCGTTCTTGTCAACTTCGATCCCGTGACTCCAAACGCTTTCGATAGTCAATACTACACCAATCTTCGTAGTGGCAAAGGTCTGATTCAAAGTGACCAAGAACTCTTCTCGACTCCAGGAGCCGATACGATCCCACTAGTAAACCAATACAGCAGCGACATGTCCGTGTTCTTTCAAGCTTTCGTTGACGCAATGATAAGGATGGGTAATCTTAGACCTTTGACTGGAACTCAAGGCGAGATAAGACAGAACTGTAGGGTTGTGAATTCACGAATTAGAGTTGTGGAGAACGACGATGGTGTTGTGAGTTCTATTTGA
- the LOC104782276 gene encoding peroxidase C3, with the protein MGFSPSFSCSAMGALILGCLLLQASNSNAQLRPDFYFRTCPSVFSIIGDTIVDELRSDPRIAASILRLHFHDCFVRGCDASILLDNSTSFRTEKDAAPNANSVRGFNVIDRMKASLERACPRTVSCADMLTIASQISVLLSGGPWWPVPLGRRDSVEAFFDLANTALPSPFFTLAQLKAAFADVGLNRASDLVALSGGHTFGKAQCQFVTPRLYNFNGTNRPDPSLNPTYLTELRRLCPQNGNGTVLVNFDPVTPNAFDSQYYTNLRNGKGLIQSDQELFSTPGADTIPLVNQYSSSTFVFFRAFVEAMIRMGNLRPLTGTQGEIRQNCRVVNSRRIRVVENDDGVVSSI; encoded by the exons ATGGGGTTTTCACCTTCATTTTCTTGCAGTGCTATGGGAGCTCTAATATTGGGTTGCCTTCTGCTTCAAGCATCAAACTCTAATGCTCAGTTGAGGCCTGACTTCTACTTCAGGACTTGCCCATCTGTTTTCAGCATCATTGGGGATACCATCGTCGATGAACTGCGGAGTGATCCTCGTATTGCCGCGAGCATCCTTCGTCTTCACTTCCATGACTGCTTCGTTCGA GGTTGTGATGCATCGATCTTGCTAGACAATTCCACATCATTCCGGACCGAGAAAGATGCTGCTCCAAACGCAAATTCGGTTCGAGGGTTCAATGTCATAGATAGAATGAAAGCATCCCTTGAGAGAGCTTGCCCGAGAACGGTGTCTTGTGCAGATATGCTCACCATCGCCTCTCAAATATCAGTGCTTTTG TCGGGAGGTCCATGGTGGCCGGTACCGTTGGGGAGGAGAGACAGCGTAGAAGCTTTCTTCGACCTGGCTAATACAGCTCTTCCCTCTCCATTTTTCACTCTTGCTCAACTTAAAGCTGCTTTTGCTGACGTTGGCCTTAACCGCGCCTCGGATCTAGTCGCTCTTTCTG GTGGTCACACCTTTGGAAAAGCACAGTGCCAATTCGTGACACCTCGTCTTTACAACTTCAATGGAACCAACAGACCAGACCCATCTCTGAACCCAACTTACCTCACTGAACTCCGTCGATTGTGCCCTCAAAACGGAAACGGCACCGTTCTTGTCAACTTCGATCCCGTGACTCCAAACGCTTTCGATAGTCAATACTACACCAACCTTCGTAATGGCAAAGGTCTGATTCAGAGTGACCAAGAACTCTTCTCTACTCCAGGAGCCGATACGATCCCACTAGTAAACCAATACAGCAGCAGCACCTTCGTGTTCTTCCGAGCATTCGTTGAGGCAATGATCAGGATGGGTAATCTTAGACCTTTGACTGGAACTCAAGGTGAGATAAGACAGAACTGTAGGGTTGTGAATTCACGAAGAATTAGGGTTGTGGAGAACGACGATGGTGTTGTGAGTTCTATTTGA